From a region of the Cucumis sativus cultivar 9930 chromosome 6, Cucumber_9930_V3, whole genome shotgun sequence genome:
- the LOC101212962 gene encoding aluminum-activated malate transporter 8, translated as MGISDEQKVGFMGSCKRKLISVVGRIKKLGRDDPRRIIHSLKVGLALTFVSLLYYWRPLYDGFGIASIWAVLTVVVVFEFTVGATLSKGLNRGLGTLLAGALGVGAQHFASLFGQTGEPIVLGIFVFLLAAASTFSRFFPRIKARYDYGVLIFILTFSLVSVSGYRVEKILELAHQRLSTILIGGATCVFISLFICPVWAGETLHNTIASNIEKLANYLEGFGGEYFQYEDNEESIIVEDHSKLHNKLSSLQAYKSVLTSQSSEESLANLASWEPKHGKFSFGHPWKQYLKIGSLTRQCAYQIESLNGYVIPADIQVAIQFRRRIEESCKAISTESGKALRILASSIKAMTNPSSSSKTHIENAKAAIDDLKHTLKSGYLESSDLLGIIPDATVCCILIDIVKSVEKISEATDELGRSARFKSVEATVSPEKSSQLLHRGIVNPVFDSECGDGDDHVVIRVDNNNINNNNEAGEIGKCQGNLDVKPTSKGEIIVCK; from the exons ATGGGAATAAGTGATGAACAAAAGGTTGGGTTCATGGGTTCTTGCAAAAGGAAACTTATTAGTGTTGTGGGGAGGATCAAGAAGCTTGGAAGAGATGATCCAAGAAGAATCATTCACTCTTTGAAAGTTGGCTTGGCTCTTACATTTGTTTCCTTGTTGTATTATTGGAGGCCTCTCTATGATGGTTTTGGTATTGCATCCATTTGGGCCGTTCTTACTGTTGTCGTTGTTTTCGAATTTACCGTAG gTGCAACACTATCAAAAGGTCTAAACAGAGGACTTGGAACACTTCTAGCTGGAGCCTTAGGAGTGGGAGCTCAACATTTTGCCAGCCTTTTTGGCCAAACTGGAGAACCCATTGTTCTtggcatttttgttttcttgttag CGGCCGCATCGACGTTTTCTCGATTCTTTCCTCGGATTAAGGCACGATACGATTACGGtgttttgattttcattttaaccTTTAGTTTAGTATCCGTCTCGGGGTATCGAGTCGAGAAAATCTTGGAGTTAGCACATCAAAGATTATCAACCATATTGATTGGTGGAGCAACATGCGTGTTTATTTCTCTGTTTATATGTCCAGTTTGGGCTGGTGAAACACTTCATAACACCATTGCTTCTAACATCGAAAAGTTGGCAAACTACCTCGAAG gattTGGAGGTGAATATTTCCAATATGAGGATAATGAAGAGAGTATTATCGTTGAAGATCACTCCAAATTACACAACAAATTATCAAGTCTTCAAGCTTATAAAAGTGTGCTAACTTCACAGTCCTCCGAAGAATCTTtg GCAAATTTAGCATCATGGGAACCTAAACATGGGAAATTCTCATTTGGACATCCATGgaaacaatatttgaaaattggatCACTCACTCGCCAATGTGCATATCAAATTGAATCCCTTAATGGCTATGTCATTCCAGCTGATATCCAA GTTGCAATTCAATTTCGAAGAAGAATAGAGGAATCATGCAAGGCCATAAGCACAGAATCAGGCAAAGCTCTAAGGATATTGGCTTCATCGATCAAAGCAATGACAAATCCATCTTCTTCAAGCAAAACCCACATTGAAAATGCCAAGGCTGCCATTGATGACCTTAAGCACACACTAAAGAGTGGATATTTGGAGAGCTCAGACCTATTGGGAATCATACCAGACGCAACAGTTTGTTGTATATTGATTGACATTGTGAAATCCGTCGAGAAGATATCGGAAGCCACCGACGAACTCGGTCGGTCGGCGAGGTTCAAAAGTGTGGAGGCAACAGTTTCTCCAGAGAAGTCATCGCAGTTACTTCACCGGGGGATCGTGAACCCGGTATTCGACAGCGAGTGTGGAGATGGAGACGATCATGTTGTAATTAGGGTGGATAATAacaacattaataataataatgaagcaGGTGAAATCGGAAAGTGTCAAGGTAATTTGGATGTGAAGCCAACAAGCAAAGGAGAGataatagtttgtaaataa